The window CGCTGTCCTGAAGGCTTCGCCGCGATGCTCGAAGTTCTCGAACATGTCGAACGACGCGCAGGCCGGGGAAAGCAGCACCACGTTGCCCGGCCGCGCATCGGCACTGGCCAGCCTCACCGCCTCGTCCATCGAGCCAGCCGAAAGCGACGGGACCGCCGCGGCGGCGAGCGCTTCCCGGATCTTCTCCCGATCCTCGCCCATCAGGACCGCCAGGCAGACCCGCCCGCGGGCAGCCTCGGCGAGCGGGGTGAAGTCCTGGCCCTTGCCGCGGCCGCCGGCGATCAGGATGACCGGCTCGGTGAAGCTCTCCAGGGCCTTCAGCGTGGACGCCACGTTGGTCCCCTTCGAATCGTTGTAGTAGGCCACGCCCCGGATGTCCCGGACCCACTCGAGCCGGTGCGGAACCGCCCGGAAGGCGGCGATGGCCCGGCGGATCGCCGGCGCCGCCATCCCGGTCCAGAGGACACAGGCGGTCGCCGCCAGGACATTCTCGACGTTGTGCTCCCCGCGGAGAAAGATCTCGTCGAGGGGGCAGATCGTCTCCACGCGGCCGTTCAGCCGGGCGACGATCCAACCCTCATGGCAGAAGACGCCCCGCTCCAGCCGGTGCTGGCGGCTGAAGAAGATCACCGTGCTCTTCGTGCGGGCCGCGAGCGCGGCCGCGGCGGGGTCGTCGAAGTTCAGCACGGCACAGTCCGCCTCGGTCTGGTTCTCGAAGATCCGGACCTTGGCCGCCACGTAGGCCGCGAAGCTCCCGTGACGGTCCAGGTGGTCAGGCGTCAGGTTGAGAACCGCGGCGACGCGCGGGCGAAAGGTCTCGATGGTTTCGAGCTGAAAGCTGGAGACCTCGGCCACCACGATCCCGTCGGCCGGGAAGTCCAGGGCGTGGGCCGCCAGCGGCGTCCCGATGTTGCCGCCGACGAGGACGGGGCGGACCTGGTCCTTGAGCAGCGCGCCGACCAGCGCCGTCGTCGTCGTCTTGCCGTTCGTGCCGGTGATCGCGATCACCGGGGAATCCATGGCGCGCCAGGCCAGCTCGAGCTCGCCGACGATCGGGACCCCGCGGGCTCTCACGCCGGCGAGGACCGGATGGGCGGCGGGAACGCCGGGGCTCACCACGATGAGCTCGGCGCCGCTGAACGCGCCCGGCGGATGGCCGCCCGCGTAGAGGTGAATACCCAGCGCCTCGAGGCCCCGCACGTCGGTCCCGAGGGCTGCCAGCGGTTTGGCGTCCGTGGCCGTCACGCGGGCACGGAGCCGCGCGAGGAGCTGGGCGGCGGCAACGCCGCTTCGGCCGAGTCCCACGACCGTGACCCGCTTCCCCCCAAGCCACTCACGGTACGCCGTCCCTCTCACCTCGACCTCTTCGCCCACCATCAGCACCGGGCTACCTCAGCTTCAACGTCGTCAGGGCCAAGAGCGCCAGGGCGAAGGAGATGATCCAGAAGCGCACGATGATCTTCGGCTCCTGCCACCCGGCCAGCTCGTAGTGATGGTGGAGCGGCGCCATGCGGAAGACCCGCCGGCCGGTGAGCTTGAA of the Candidatus Rokuibacteriota bacterium genome contains:
- the mraY gene encoding phospho-N-acetylmuramoyl-pentapeptide-transferase (First step of the lipid cycle reactions in the biosynthesis of the cell wall peptidoglycan) — translated: FKLTGRRVFRMAPLHHHYELAGWQEPKIIVRFWIISFALALLALTTLKLR
- a CDS encoding UDP-N-acetylmuramoyl-L-alanine--D-glutamate ligase, which encodes MVGEEVEVRGTAYREWLGGKRVTVVGLGRSGVAAAQLLARLRARVTATDAKPLAALGTDVRGLEALGIHLYAGGHPPGAFSGAELIVVSPGVPAAHPVLAGVRARGVPIVGELELAWRAMDSPVIAITGTNGKTTTTALVGALLKDQVRPVLVGGNIGTPLAAHALDFPADGIVVAEVSSFQLETIETFRPRVAAVLNLTPDHLDRHGSFAAYVAAKVRIFENQTEADCAVLNFDDPAAAALAARTKSTVIFFSRQHRLERGVFCHEGWIVARLNGRVETICPLDEIFLRGEHNVENVLAATACVLWTGMAAPAIRRAIAAFRAVPHRLEWVRDIRGVAYYNDSKGTNVASTLKALESFTEPVILIAGGRGKGQDFTPLAEAARGRVCLAVLMGEDREKIREALAAAAVPSLSAGSMDEAVRLASADARPGNVVLLSPACASFDMFENFEHRGEAFRTAVLALGVPAREGSR